From Solea senegalensis isolate Sse05_10M linkage group LG19, IFAPA_SoseM_1, whole genome shotgun sequence, the proteins below share one genomic window:
- the LOC122785749 gene encoding histone H4 has product MSGRGKGGKGLGKGGAKRHRKVLRDNIQGITKPAIRRLARRGGVKRISGLIYEETRGVLKVFLENVIRDAVTYTEHAKRKTVTAMDVVYALKRQGRTLYGFGG; this is encoded by the coding sequence ATGAGTGGCCGTGGAAAAGGAGGAAAGGGTCTCGGTAAAGGAGGCGCTAAGCGTCACCGCAAAGTTCTCCGTGATAACATCCAGGGAATTACCAAGCCCGCCATCCGCCGTCTGGCTCGCCGTGGCGGAGTGAAGCGTATCTCTGGTCTGATCTACGAGGAGACTCGTGGGGTGTTGAAGGTTTTCCTGGAGAACGTGATCCGTGATGCTGTCACCTACACCGAGCACGCAAAGAGGAAGACTGTGACCGCCATGGACGTGGTTTATGCTCTGAAGAGACAGGGAAGAACTCTGTACGGCTTCGGCGGTTAA